A genomic window from Fibrobacterota bacterium includes:
- a CDS encoding TIGR04133 family radical SAM/SPASM protein: MSSPIRTLPLKRKVAMEAFRLHRAVQTQTHRLRYFFWECTLRCNLSCSHCGSDCTSGSDVPDMPIETFLKVLEQVATKVDPKETLIVVTGGEPLVRKDLAQCGAAFRDRGFPWGMVTNGWAMTEPLWISLVESGIRSLTVSLDGLEETHDQFRRRKGSWRRAVGALAMAAATEGLTFDAMTSVTPHSLPELPRIREMLVEMGVKNWRLDMIFPKGRAKQHPDLFLSDVQYAEMMAFLRETRSQGQISAACGCDGYLGALEGQVRDAPFFCRAGINIGSVLCDGSISACPSLRADYIQGNIHTDDFWDVWENRFQVMRDRSWARTGKCKSCEEWKYCHGNGLHLRDETTKELAFCHLERLESGMASCC, encoded by the coding sequence ATGAGTTCCCCGATCCGCACCCTCCCCCTGAAGCGCAAGGTCGCCATGGAGGCCTTTCGGCTCCATCGGGCCGTCCAGACCCAAACGCACCGCCTGCGGTATTTCTTTTGGGAATGCACTCTGCGATGCAACCTATCCTGCAGCCATTGCGGGAGCGATTGCACCAGTGGCAGCGATGTGCCCGACATGCCCATCGAGACGTTTCTGAAAGTATTGGAGCAAGTCGCGACCAAGGTGGACCCCAAGGAAACCTTGATCGTGGTGACCGGCGGCGAACCGCTCGTCCGCAAGGATCTCGCCCAATGCGGTGCGGCGTTTCGCGATCGCGGATTCCCTTGGGGGATGGTGACCAACGGCTGGGCGATGACGGAGCCCCTCTGGATCTCGCTGGTGGAATCCGGGATCCGCTCCCTGACCGTGAGCCTGGATGGATTGGAAGAAACCCACGATCAGTTCCGTCGCAGAAAGGGTTCGTGGCGCAGGGCGGTGGGCGCCTTGGCCATGGCGGCAGCCACCGAAGGACTGACATTCGACGCCATGACCTCTGTCACACCGCATTCCCTGCCGGAATTGCCGCGGATCCGCGAGATGCTGGTGGAAATGGGGGTCAAAAATTGGCGCCTGGACATGATCTTTCCCAAAGGCCGCGCCAAACAACATCCGGACTTGTTCCTTTCCGATGTCCAGTACGCCGAAATGATGGCCTTCCTGCGCGAAACACGCTCGCAAGGGCAGATCTCCGCCGCTTGTGGCTGCGACGGCTACCTGGGGGCGCTGGAAGGCCAGGTCCGCGACGCTCCGTTCTTTTGCCGAGCGGGCATCAACATCGGATCGGTCCTTTGCGACGGCTCCATTTCCGCTTGCCCGAGCCTTCGCGCCGACTACATCCAAGGCAACATCCACACCGACGACTTCTGGGATGTATGGGAAAACCGCTTCCAGGTGATGCGGGATCGATCGTGGGCACGCACCGGAAAATGCAAGTCGTGCGAGGAATGGAAATATTGCCATGGCAACGGTCTGCATCTTCGCGACGAAACCACCAAGGAGTTGGCATTCTGCCACCTGGAGCGCCTGGAAAGCGGGATGGCCAGCTGCTGTTGA
- a CDS encoding PAS domain-containing protein gives MNETSSARLSAVEYQILVEQAPILIWRADLSMGCDYFNERWLSFTGRTMDQERGNGWAEGVHPDDFQTCLDYYVSHFQRRQAFEMEYRLKRSDGHYRWIFDRGSPYFDLDGVFSGFIGSCIDVTDRVEAQDALKRLHEEELKELGGFLPICSYCKKVRNDANYWEQIESYVSRHSSAIFSHGICPTCRDKVMEEIDLVHPKSAD, from the coding sequence ATGAATGAGACATCTTCCGCCCGGTTGAGCGCGGTGGAGTACCAAATCCTCGTGGAGCAAGCCCCGATCCTCATCTGGAGGGCGGATCTATCCATGGGTTGCGACTACTTCAACGAGCGCTGGTTGTCGTTCACGGGGCGGACGATGGACCAGGAGCGCGGCAACGGTTGGGCGGAAGGAGTGCATCCGGACGATTTCCAGACTTGCCTGGACTACTACGTCTCGCATTTCCAAAGGCGCCAAGCCTTCGAGATGGAGTATCGCCTGAAGCGCTCGGATGGCCACTACCGGTGGATCTTCGACCGGGGTTCGCCGTATTTCGATCTGGATGGCGTCTTCAGCGGGTTCATCGGCAGTTGCATCGATGTGACCGACCGGGTGGAAGCGCAAGATGCCCTGAAGCGGCTCCATGAAGAGGAGCTCAAGGAACTGGGCGGATTCCTTCCGATCTGCAGCTACTGCAAGAAGGTCCGCAACGACGCCAATTACTGGGAGCAGATCGAGTCCTACGTCAGCCGTCATTCCAGCGCGATCTTCTCGCACGGAATCTGTCCGACATGCCGGGACAAGGTCATGGAAGAGATCGATCTGGTGCATCCGAAGTCTGCGGATTGA